From a region of the Alnus glutinosa chromosome 1, dhAlnGlut1.1, whole genome shotgun sequence genome:
- the LOC133858996 gene encoding norbelladine synthase-like, whose product MVGQVSHEVEVNVVASEAWEIYGTLRLAKVVEEAFSGIIEKVEVIEGDGGVGTVLKLTFATGTPGFSSLKEKFTKVDHEKRLKEVQVIEGGYLDVGFTLYRVRFEIIEKGDDSCIIKTTIEYDIKEEEAAAIATYVNIEPLAKVAELAKAHLIKNKAAKGDH is encoded by the exons ATGGTCGGGCAAGTCTCACACGAGGTGGAGGTGAACGTGGTGGCTAGCGAAGCGTGGGAGATCTACGGCACGCTTCGGTTGGCAAAAGTTGTTGAAGAAGCGTTTTCAGGAATCATTGAGAAAGTTGAGGTCATAGAAGGTGATGGAGGGGTTGGGACTGTTCTCAAGCTAACATTTGCCACAG GTACACCTGGTTTTAGTAGCTTAAAAGAGAAGTTCACAAAGGTTGATCATGAGAAACGGTTGAAAGAAGTGCAAGTGATTGAAGGAGGATATCTTGATGTGGGGTTTACTCTTTATCGTGTTCGTTTTGAAATCATTGAGAAGGGGGATGATTCATGcataatcaaaacaacaattgaGTACGATATCAAGGAGGAGGAGGCAGCTGCTATTGCCACGTATGTCAATATCGAGCCATTGGCAAAAGTTGCAGAACTTG
- the LOC133861108 gene encoding norbelladine synthase-like: MPPVFPNTINGKDRFGLKASLIQVTSLDQENIFGQVSHELEVHVPASEAWGLYSTLRLSKLVEKELPGMYDKIELLEGDGGVGTLFKLTFPPGTPEITYYKDRFTKIDRENRIKEAEVCEGGNLNVGFSAYRFRFEIIEKEENSCIIKSTVEYELKEEYAANVSFVSIEPLAKIAETAKQHLLNIKAKD; the protein is encoded by the exons ATGCCACCTGTATTTCCAAATACGATTAATGGAAAGGATAGATTTGGCCTCAAAGCTAGCTTGATTCAAGTCACCAGCTTGGACCAAG AGAACATATTTGGGCAAGTTTCACATGAGCTGGAGGTACATGTCCCAGCGAGCGAAGCATGGGGTCTCTACAGCACACTTCGACTGTCAAAACTTGTGGAAAAAGAGCTCCCTGGCATGTATGATAAAATTGAGCTGCTAGAAGGTGATGGTGGAGTTGGAACCCTTTTCAAACTTACATTTCCACCAG GTACGCCGGAGATTACATATTACAAGGACAGGTTTACTAAGATTGATCGTGAGAATCGCATCAAAGAAGCGGAAGTGTGCGAAGGCGGAAATTTGAACGTCGGATTTAGTGCGTACCGTTTTCGCTTTGAAATCATAGAGAAGGAGGAGAATTCATGCATCATCAAATCAACAGTTGAGTATGAGTTGAAGGAAGAATATGCCGCCAATGTCTCTTTCGTCTCCATCGAGCCATTAGCAAAGATTGCAGAAACTGCCAAACAGCATCTTCTGAACATCAAAGCCaaagattaa
- the LOC133855184 gene encoding norbelladine synthase-like: MHGQLSQDTQVGVPASLVWDVYRGLQIGKLIDELLPHVVGRVELVEGDGGVGTILKVTFPPGTPGASYLKERFTKIDDNKRIKETEVFEGGYKDLGFHLYRIRLEIIENGSESTIVRSTIEYDVDDKFAENASLVTTKSLETIAEVVGGYLAEKKATAQSESGISNTHAQEATNSTKLS, from the exons atgcACGGCCAACTTTCACAGGATACACAAGTAGGGGTGCCTGCTAGCTTGGTGTGGGATGTCTACCGTGGCCTTCAGATTGGAAAGCTCATCGACGAGCTACTGCCTCATGTGGTTGGCCGGGTGGAACTTGTGGAAGGTGATGGCGGTGTCGGAACAATCCTCAAAGTTACCTTTCCaccag GAACTCCTGGAGCAAGCTATTTGAAGGAAAGATTTACAAAAATTGATGATAACAAGCGTATAAAGGAAACAGAGGTTTTTGAAGGAGGATATAAAGACCTGGGGTTTCATCTTTACCGGATTCGCCTTGAGATCATTGAGAACGGCTCTGAATCAACTATTGTCAGATCAACTATAGAGTATGATGTAGATGACAAGTTTGCTGAGAATGCATCTCTTGTCACCACTAAGTCACTTGAAACTATAGCAGAAGTTGTTGGGGGGTATTTAGCTGAGAAGAAAGCCACTGCTCAATCAGAATCAGGCATATCAAACACGCATGCACAAGAAGCCACGAACAGTACCAAGCTTAGCTAG